A genomic segment from Blastococcus sp. PRF04-17 encodes:
- a CDS encoding PadR family transcriptional regulator, whose amino-acid sequence MVNERLSPTSYVVLGMVALRGPSTSYDLKRAIQRSIGYFWPFPHAGLYSEPQRLEKLGLLSADSERDGRRRRTYSITDAGMREVRAWLAAPTNEHFQLRDVAELKLFFNELGEPANVGRLAREQIEQHEQRIRVYEDMQERYGRVPSVARRMVTLRLGLEMERAALRFWTALREEEALGEGDELHGAPSGTRADVASDR is encoded by the coding sequence ATGGTGAACGAGCGGCTGTCCCCCACGTCCTACGTGGTTCTCGGGATGGTCGCGCTGCGCGGCCCGTCCACGTCCTACGACCTCAAGCGCGCCATCCAACGGTCGATCGGGTATTTCTGGCCGTTCCCTCATGCCGGGTTGTACTCCGAGCCGCAGCGTCTGGAGAAGCTCGGGCTGCTCTCGGCCGACAGCGAGCGGGACGGCCGCCGCCGCCGGACCTATTCCATCACCGACGCCGGGATGCGTGAGGTGCGGGCCTGGCTCGCGGCGCCTACGAACGAGCACTTCCAGCTGCGGGACGTCGCGGAGCTCAAGCTCTTCTTCAACGAGCTCGGGGAGCCGGCGAACGTGGGGCGCCTGGCCCGTGAGCAGATCGAGCAGCACGAGCAGCGCATCCGCGTCTACGAGGACATGCAGGAGCGCTACGGCAGGGTTCCCAGCGTGGCGCGGCGGATGGTCACACTCCGGCTGGGACTCGAGATGGAGCGGGCCGCGCTCCGCTTCTGGACCGCCCTGCGCGAGGAAGAGGCGCTCGGCGAGGGCGACGAGTTGCACGGGGCGCCATCGGGTACCCGGGCCGACGTGGCGTCGGACCGGTAG
- a CDS encoding class I adenylate-forming enzyme family protein: MQIGQALTWTAERYPDRVGIAGSRRLTYREWDERTNRIAHALLAAGARPGDRVATFLSNSEVMASTHLALQKLGLMSTPLNVRLGTAELAYCLDDAEPAVVVTDDFAGDVAEQALAAATCAPRILHAGSRPLAGAADFEDLVAQQADAPPSVPVTDDDPSVMLYTSGTTGRPKGVPRTQRNEVSASVAHVVQSQYATGEVTLGAMPMYHTMGLRSLLSMVIVGGTFVELPFFDVDRALELIESEQVTSLYLVPTAFWALARTGRLPQAAASVRKIGYAGAPMTSTLTERLVDDLNPEVFINHYGSSEVYTFSIEPNAARKPGSAGRPGVFSRLRVVSPEAGGSHEPLPPGESGEIVASLQSDEAFAGYWNRPDADERGLRDGWYHTGDLGQIDEDGDLWVVGRVDDMIITGGENVHPVEVEDVLARSADVAEVAVVGLPDEKWGQAVTAFVVPASTSEDPDTVADRIRTWAREASGLSPYKRPKHVVVVTEIPKSPVGKILRRKLVAGDYESASQSNTTPRIESKDGAAR; encoded by the coding sequence ATGCAGATCGGTCAGGCATTGACGTGGACGGCGGAGCGCTATCCCGACCGCGTCGGGATCGCCGGCTCGCGCCGGCTGACGTACCGGGAATGGGACGAGCGCACCAACCGGATCGCCCATGCGCTGCTCGCGGCGGGTGCCCGACCGGGGGACAGGGTCGCGACATTCCTGTCCAACTCCGAGGTCATGGCATCCACCCACCTCGCGCTGCAGAAGCTCGGGCTCATGTCGACGCCACTGAACGTCCGGCTCGGCACGGCGGAGCTCGCCTACTGCCTCGACGACGCCGAACCGGCCGTCGTCGTCACCGACGACTTCGCCGGCGACGTCGCGGAACAGGCTCTGGCGGCGGCGACGTGCGCGCCACGGATCCTCCACGCCGGATCCCGGCCCCTGGCCGGCGCGGCCGACTTCGAGGACCTCGTGGCGCAGCAGGCCGACGCGCCGCCGAGCGTTCCGGTCACCGACGACGACCCCAGCGTGATGCTGTACACGTCGGGGACCACGGGGCGGCCGAAGGGCGTGCCCCGGACGCAACGCAACGAGGTCTCCGCGTCGGTGGCGCACGTGGTCCAGTCCCAGTACGCCACCGGCGAGGTGACGCTCGGGGCCATGCCGATGTACCACACCATGGGTTTGCGCTCGCTGCTGTCGATGGTGATCGTCGGTGGCACGTTCGTGGAGTTGCCGTTCTTCGACGTCGACCGGGCGCTGGAGCTCATCGAGAGCGAGCAGGTCACGAGCCTGTACCTCGTGCCCACCGCGTTCTGGGCCTTGGCGCGCACGGGCAGGCTGCCCCAGGCCGCCGCCTCCGTCCGCAAGATCGGCTATGCCGGAGCGCCGATGACGTCCACCCTGACCGAGCGGCTGGTCGACGACCTGAACCCCGAGGTGTTCATCAACCACTACGGGTCCAGCGAGGTCTACACCTTCTCCATCGAGCCGAACGCTGCCCGCAAGCCGGGCAGCGCCGGCCGCCCGGGTGTGTTCTCCCGGCTGCGCGTGGTCAGCCCGGAGGCGGGGGGCTCGCACGAGCCCCTTCCTCCGGGCGAGTCCGGGGAGATCGTGGCGTCCCTGCAGTCCGACGAGGCCTTCGCCGGCTACTGGAACCGGCCGGACGCCGACGAGCGCGGGCTGCGCGACGGCTGGTACCACACCGGCGACCTCGGGCAGATCGACGAGGACGGCGACCTCTGGGTCGTCGGCCGGGTGGACGACATGATCATCACCGGCGGGGAGAACGTCCACCCGGTCGAGGTCGAGGACGTCCTCGCCCGGTCCGCCGACGTCGCCGAGGTGGCCGTGGTGGGCCTCCCCGACGAGAAGTGGGGACAGGCGGTCACCGCCTTCGTCGTCCCGGCCTCGACGTCCGAGGACCCCGACACCGTCGCGGACCGGATCCGGACGTGGGCACGGGAAGCGTCCGGCCTGTCGCCCTACAAGCGCCCCAAGCACGTCGTCGTCGTCACCGAGATCCCCAAGAGCCCGGTGGGCAAGATCCTGCGCCGCAAGCTCGTCGCGGGTGACTACGAGTCCGCGTCCCAGTCGAACACCACTCCCCGCATCGAGAGCAAGGATGGCGCAGCCCGATGA
- a CDS encoding xanthine dehydrogenase family protein molybdopterin-binding subunit, producing MPDPNTVAASPVVPEESAPTDAGTPSEHIGGPGAPRWTPSRVEDAPLVTGQGRFLDDIDPLPGTLVAAIVRSPHPHARIRNVDLGRARRHPGVTAVIGPDEVLAALRPFPLSVTTRMPYFPTGTDKVRYVGEPVAVVVASDRFVAEDAAELVSVDYELLDPVVAVRTALAEDATLLHEDNGSNVATDRTFSFGEVDRAFADAAHVVVGEYDFPRYSSVPMECYSVIANWTEDAAGPAIEAWANFHGPFTMVPVMAGALGIPTSRVRLHVPADIGGSFGIKAGIYPYVVLMALASKHARTPVRWSEDRVEHLLASSSGSDRMMRFEAAVDAQGTVTALRTDLVDNVGAYMRPPEPSTLYRCYGNITGAYRIPAVAIRARAVVTNTMPTGLNRGFGGQQLYFGLERLMDDIAAQTGLDPVDLRCRNLVPADAFPYETPTGGVYDSGDYQKAVALAVDNADLPELRRRQAEARERGELYGIGVALVVDPSGTNIGYVGLATPAEERKPGRDKSGSTEHVRVSVDMQGTVTVMLGSVPQGQGHATTARQVAAKRLGLPEESVRVVIDMDTATTPWTVTSGSYSSRFAPLVTSAVVQACDRIAETIKAAGSVLLEAAPEQLELAEGTVRLIGHPTRAAEFRHAAGVVHWDPAALPEGTSARLYEEAAFTPNAKAATRDEKINSSLCYGFVAEVVALRIDPETLEISLERVSSVHDAGTVLNQTLLDGQVYGALVHALGGAMYEEFTYSDGGQPTSATFLDYLCPTTAEARFPLVTDHVVSPSPLTPLGAKGCGEGSSMSFPVALANAVTDALSPHGLQINQLPVHGNLLHDLLDGVRRPA from the coding sequence GTGCCAGACCCGAACACCGTCGCGGCGTCGCCCGTCGTCCCGGAGGAGTCCGCGCCCACGGACGCCGGCACGCCCAGCGAGCACATCGGCGGTCCCGGGGCTCCGCGCTGGACGCCCAGCCGCGTCGAGGACGCCCCGCTGGTGACCGGGCAGGGCCGTTTCCTCGACGACATCGACCCGCTGCCCGGCACCCTCGTCGCGGCGATCGTCCGGAGCCCCCACCCGCACGCCCGCATCCGGAACGTCGACCTCGGCCGCGCCCGCCGGCACCCCGGCGTCACCGCGGTCATCGGCCCCGACGAGGTGCTGGCCGCGCTGCGGCCCTTCCCACTGTCGGTCACGACCCGCATGCCGTACTTCCCCACGGGCACGGACAAGGTCCGCTACGTCGGCGAGCCGGTGGCGGTCGTCGTCGCCTCCGACCGGTTCGTCGCCGAGGACGCCGCCGAGCTGGTGAGCGTCGACTACGAGCTGCTCGACCCCGTGGTCGCCGTGCGCACGGCGCTGGCCGAGGACGCGACGCTGCTGCACGAGGACAACGGTTCCAACGTCGCCACCGACCGCACCTTCTCCTTCGGCGAGGTCGACCGCGCCTTCGCCGACGCCGCGCACGTGGTCGTCGGCGAGTACGACTTCCCGCGCTACTCGTCGGTGCCGATGGAGTGCTACTCCGTCATCGCCAACTGGACCGAGGACGCCGCGGGTCCCGCCATCGAGGCGTGGGCCAACTTCCACGGCCCGTTCACGATGGTGCCGGTCATGGCCGGTGCGCTGGGCATCCCGACCTCGCGGGTGCGGCTGCACGTGCCGGCCGACATCGGCGGCAGCTTCGGCATCAAGGCCGGGATCTACCCCTACGTCGTCCTCATGGCGCTGGCCTCCAAGCACGCCCGGACGCCGGTCCGGTGGTCCGAGGACCGGGTCGAGCACCTGCTCGCCAGCTCCTCGGGTTCCGACCGGATGATGCGCTTCGAGGCCGCGGTCGACGCCCAGGGAACGGTCACCGCGCTGCGCACCGACCTCGTCGACAACGTCGGCGCCTACATGCGCCCGCCCGAGCCGAGCACCCTCTACCGCTGCTACGGCAACATCACCGGCGCCTACCGGATCCCGGCGGTGGCGATCCGCGCTCGCGCCGTCGTCACCAACACCATGCCCACGGGGCTCAACCGCGGGTTCGGTGGCCAGCAGCTCTACTTCGGGCTGGAACGGCTGATGGACGACATCGCGGCGCAGACCGGGCTGGACCCGGTCGACCTGCGCTGCCGCAACCTCGTCCCGGCCGACGCCTTCCCCTACGAGACCCCCACCGGCGGTGTCTACGACTCCGGCGACTACCAGAAGGCCGTCGCCCTCGCCGTCGACAACGCCGATCTGCCCGAGCTGCGACGGCGCCAGGCCGAGGCCCGCGAGCGGGGCGAGCTGTACGGCATCGGTGTCGCTCTCGTCGTCGACCCCTCCGGCACCAACATCGGCTACGTCGGCCTGGCCACCCCCGCCGAGGAGCGCAAGCCCGGCCGTGACAAGTCCGGCTCGACCGAGCACGTGCGGGTCAGCGTCGACATGCAGGGGACCGTCACGGTGATGCTGGGCAGCGTCCCGCAGGGCCAAGGACACGCCACCACGGCCCGGCAGGTCGCGGCGAAGCGTCTCGGCCTGCCCGAGGAGTCCGTCCGGGTCGTCATCGACATGGACACCGCGACCACGCCGTGGACGGTCACCTCCGGCAGCTACTCCTCCCGGTTCGCGCCGCTGGTCACCAGCGCCGTGGTCCAGGCCTGCGACCGGATCGCCGAGACGATCAAGGCGGCCGGCAGCGTGCTGCTGGAGGCCGCGCCCGAGCAGCTCGAGCTGGCCGAGGGCACGGTGCGCCTGATCGGCCACCCCACGCGTGCGGCGGAGTTCCGGCACGCCGCCGGGGTCGTGCACTGGGACCCGGCGGCCCTGCCCGAGGGGACGTCGGCCCGCCTCTACGAGGAGGCGGCCTTCACGCCGAACGCCAAGGCGGCCACCCGGGACGAGAAGATCAACTCCAGCCTGTGCTACGGGTTCGTGGCCGAGGTGGTGGCCCTGCGGATCGACCCCGAGACGCTGGAGATCAGCCTGGAGAGGGTGTCCAGCGTCCACGACGCCGGCACGGTGCTGAACCAGACGCTCCTCGACGGCCAGGTGTACGGCGCCCTCGTGCACGCCCTCGGCGGCGCGATGTACGAGGAGTTCACCTACTCCGACGGCGGCCAGCCCACCTCGGCGACCTTCCTCGACTACCTCTGCCCGACCACGGCGGAGGCCCGCTTCCCGCTGGTCACCGATCACGTCGTCTCGCCGTCCCCGCTCACCCCGCTGGGTGCCAAGGGCTGCGGCGAGGGGAGCTCGATGAGCTTCCCGGTGGCGCTGGCCAACGCGGTCACCGACGCCCTCTCGCCCCATGGCCTGCAGATCAATCAGCTGCCGGTGCACGGGAACCTGCTGCACGACCTGCTCGACGGCGTCCGCCGTCCGGCCTGA